From Penaeus vannamei isolate JL-2024 chromosome 12, ASM4276789v1, whole genome shotgun sequence, the proteins below share one genomic window:
- the LOC113813038 gene encoding uncharacterized protein, whose protein sequence is MVCKSADFPCKRRVTRMLCFLAVTASVLYTAVLLPSFVHSRGSASSASGGTGSVRSQTSTEVQATRANLGAGKLGISRSSRRRRHRHRGEGGSRGPLRAPPQALLRNHATMVNQTKVSAGGEGRATLLSALSLDGTQDSWRERGEGLWWDGEGECGRTAGLPSEENVTGTCGRRAARAGDGQRVISLSLYGDNSEYWGGLKFILEASTKLYPGWTVRLHTDPRGHEARLCPLLRHHPHLHVCDVQRLPALGDVRDVNPMLWRAAPLGDPQVATLTVRDVDSALLPRDAEAVQEWLALNKTWHVMRDFEGHGFRILGGLWGARSWSRRHAEELARLRSDLFACGRDRPRAWGQDQVILAEILWPAMQGDQVAHDSYFCQMFPETRPFPTERRSGEFVGAIRYRKDRYLITVQKRCPRECRPPEHPEWIFC, encoded by the exons ATGGTATGCAAGAGTGCAGATTTCCCTTGCAAGCGCCGTGTGACCCGCATGCTGTGTTTCCTCGCAGTCACAGCGTCTGTCCTGTACACAGCTGTTCTCCTCCCGTCCTTCGTGCATTCGAGAGGGAGTGCGAGCAGTGCGTCGGGAGGCACCGGAAGTGTAAGGTCCCAGACGTCGACGGAGGTTCAAGCAACGAGAGCGAACCTCGGGGCAGGAAAGCTGGGAATTTCCCGATCCTCGCGACGTCGGAGGCACCGGCACAGGGGGGAGGGCGGGTCGCGAGGGCCTTTGAGAGCTCCCCCGCAAGCTCTGCTGAGGAATCATGCCACAATGGTTAATCAGACAAAGGTCAGTGCCGGAGGAGAGGGCCGTGCCACGcttctctctgccctttctctcgACGGAACTCAGGACTcctggcgagagaggggagaggggctgtGGTGGGACGGCGAAGGGGAGTGTGGCCGCACAGCAGGACTCCCTTCGGAAGAAAATGTCACTGGGACCTGCGGACGGCGGGCGGCGCGGGCTGGCGACGGCCAGAGGGTCATCTCTTTGAGTCTGTATGGCGACAACTCTGAGTACTGGGGTGGGCTCAAGTTCATCCTCGAAGCCTCCACGAAACTGTACCCCGGGTGGACTGTGCGCCTCCACACGGACCCGCGAGGCCACGAAGCCCGCCTGTGCCCGCTCCTtcgccaccacccccacctccacgtGTGCGACGTGCAGCGGCTCCCCGCGCTCGGCGACGTGCGAGACGTGAACCCAATGCTGTGGCGGGCGGCGCCCTTGGGAGACCCACAGGTCGCCACGCTGACCGTCCGCGACGTGGATTCGGCGCTGCTGCCCCGCGACGCCGAGGCGGTGCAGGAGTGGCTGGCGCTCAACAAGACGTGGCACGTCATGAGGGACTTCGAGGGCCACGGGTTCCGCATCCTCGGCGGCCTCTGGGGCGCCCGGTCGTGGTCCCGCCGACACGCCGAGGAGCTGGCGAGGCTCAGGAGCGACCTCTTCGCGTGTGGGAGAGATCGACCGAGGGCCTGGGGCCAAGACCAGGTCATCCTTGCa GAAATCCTTTGGCCGGCGATGCAGGGAGATCAAGTGGCTCACGACAGCTACTTCTGCCAGATGTTCCCCGAAACTCGACCCTTTCCAACGGAGAGACGCAGCGGGGAGTTCGTGGGGGCTATAAG ATACCGGAAGGACAGGTACCTAATTACAGTGCAGAAGAGATGCCCGAGGGAATGCCGGCCGCCAGAGCATCCAGAATGGAtattttgctaa